In Chloracidobacterium sp., one genomic interval encodes:
- a CDS encoding aminotransferase class V-fold PLP-dependent enzyme has product MIYLDNNATTRIADEVLEAMMPFMTGEFGNASSKHSAGTASRKVVKTAREQVAALLGAASPDEIVFTSGGTESDNWAILGALRVRPDSKHIITSAVEHEAVRFLCDRLEKEGCEVTRLGVDSEGLLDLDELRSALRPDTAIVSIMTANNETGVLFPIEAASRMVHEYSDALFHTDAVNAAGKTPINAAHTGVDLLSVSGHKFHAPKGIGALYIRRGVELPPHSIGGGQEAGRRAGTEAVHQIAGLGAAAELAGALAATEPVRALRDRLENGVLASIECASVNGTRDPQRRLANTSNISFEGLNGDMIMDMLDSRGICVSTGSACSDAHHRASATLAAMDVPFSRSMGSIRFSLSRYNTDRDIETLSDELPPIIEKLQAIAP; this is encoded by the coding sequence ATGATCTATCTCGATAATAATGCTACGACACGTATCGCCGATGAGGTTCTTGAAGCGATGATGCCTTTTATGACCGGCGAATTCGGCAACGCATCGTCAAAACATTCGGCAGGCACGGCTTCGAGAAAAGTCGTGAAAACCGCACGCGAACAGGTTGCGGCGTTGCTTGGCGCCGCCTCACCCGATGAGATCGTCTTCACCTCCGGCGGTACCGAAAGCGACAATTGGGCGATCCTGGGAGCTCTCCGCGTCCGCCCTGACAGCAAACATATCATTACGAGCGCCGTCGAGCACGAGGCAGTGCGGTTCCTTTGCGACAGGCTTGAAAAAGAAGGCTGCGAGGTTACACGCCTCGGGGTGGACAGCGAAGGCCTGCTTGACCTTGACGAACTTCGCTCGGCGCTTCGGCCCGACACCGCGATCGTATCAATTATGACCGCGAATAACGAGACCGGCGTACTTTTCCCGATCGAAGCAGCGTCCCGGATGGTGCATGAATACTCCGACGCTCTGTTCCACACCGACGCGGTCAATGCCGCAGGCAAAACGCCGATAAACGCCGCACATACCGGCGTCGATCTGCTGTCTGTCTCAGGTCATAAATTTCACGCACCTAAAGGCATCGGCGCGCTGTACATTCGCCGTGGTGTCGAACTCCCGCCGCACTCGATAGGCGGCGGACAGGAAGCCGGCAGAAGGGCGGGAACCGAAGCAGTGCACCAAATAGCCGGCCTCGGCGCCGCAGCGGAGCTCGCCGGAGCTCTCGCGGCAACGGAGCCTGTCCGCGCGCTTCGCGATCGGCTGGAGAACGGAGTGCTCGCCTCAATTGAATGTGCGTCCGTCAACGGCACACGCGACCCGCAGCGGCGGCTTGCCAACACCTCGAACATCTCATTCGAGGGCCTCAACGGCGATATGATAATGGATATGCTGGACAGCCGCGGCATCTGCGTCTCGACCGGCTCGGCATGCAGCGATGCTCATCATCGGGCGTCGGCGACGCTTGCGGCAATGGATGTACCATTCTCACGCTCGATGGGTTCGATAAGATTTTCGCTCAGCCGCTATAATACTGACAGAGATATCGAGACGCTGTCGGATGAACTTCCGCCGATCATAGAAAAGCTGCAAGCAATAGCCCCTTGA
- a CDS encoding GAF domain-containing protein produces MDAILTITEPTGSTFEIELETGRLYMIGRAKGNDIVLNDSRVSRKHAHLSSGPQGFQIVDGYYENGKLVRSVNHVYVNGAPEQQWILSAGDKIRVGESVLEFGFKQPQAMPEPEPVVSAALAPGAVQYEDTPLGNTQVRISASEIIGGRSHLQIESPAATPDEVKDLRRKAKLLELMFEMSKTLGTIFDLEEIFEKATDLIFRGTPADRVIALLADETVDGKILTYSLYQIGSRTRDDSIKQLSEKMPVSRTITQKVMNEKVAILSQDARTDAQFVGSESIVSQGIRSTICAPLITQSNVHGVVYADRLDPFAAFTQDDLELVSAVAAQTAVTVETVKAHNRLAREEVARANYGRFLPEYVVKQLLENPNSFRLGGVNQTVTVLFADIRGFTALSEHEKPEKVVALLNRYFSAMTEVIFAHGGTLDKYIGDGLMALFGAPTASQNDPVNAVKAAVAMQKRVVKLNDELRAEGFPAVQVGVGLHTGEAVVGYIGSDKRSEYTAIGDTVNLASRLESNAGPGQILLSEATQTAAGNIFPVTAREPLSVKNRRQPVTLFELNWK; encoded by the coding sequence GTGGACGCAATACTTACGATAACCGAACCGACAGGCAGCACTTTCGAGATCGAGCTCGAGACAGGACGCCTCTATATGATCGGCAGGGCAAAAGGGAACGACATTGTACTGAATGACAGCCGCGTTTCGCGTAAACACGCACATTTAAGCTCGGGGCCGCAAGGGTTTCAGATAGTTGACGGCTATTATGAGAACGGAAAACTGGTCCGTAGCGTCAATCATGTTTATGTAAACGGTGCGCCGGAGCAGCAATGGATACTCTCGGCCGGCGACAAGATCCGCGTAGGCGAAAGTGTACTTGAGTTCGGCTTCAAACAGCCTCAGGCAATGCCGGAACCTGAGCCTGTCGTATCCGCGGCGTTGGCGCCCGGCGCCGTGCAGTATGAGGATACGCCGCTTGGCAACACGCAGGTAAGGATCTCGGCAAGCGAGATAATCGGAGGCCGGTCGCATTTGCAGATCGAGTCGCCCGCAGCAACACCTGACGAAGTAAAGGATCTTCGCCGCAAAGCAAAGCTGCTCGAACTGATGTTCGAGATGTCAAAGACGCTCGGCACGATCTTTGACCTCGAAGAGATATTTGAAAAGGCGACCGACCTTATCTTTCGCGGCACACCTGCCGACCGGGTGATCGCATTGCTGGCGGATGAGACGGTTGACGGCAAGATACTGACCTACAGCCTTTATCAGATCGGTTCGCGAACACGCGATGACAGCATCAAACAGCTGTCCGAAAAGATGCCTGTCAGCCGCACCATCACGCAAAAGGTGATGAATGAAAAGGTCGCCATACTGAGTCAGGACGCCCGCACGGATGCACAGTTCGTTGGCTCGGAGTCGATCGTTTCGCAAGGCATCCGCTCCACTATCTGCGCACCGCTCATCACGCAGTCGAACGTACATGGCGTGGTCTATGCCGACCGGCTTGATCCCTTCGCGGCCTTTACTCAGGACGACCTCGAACTTGTCAGTGCCGTGGCCGCGCAGACGGCAGTTACGGTCGAGACGGTAAAGGCGCACAACCGCTTGGCACGCGAAGAGGTCGCACGAGCGAACTACGGGCGTTTCCTGCCCGAATATGTGGTCAAGCAGCTGCTCGAAAACCCGAATTCATTCAGGCTCGGCGGCGTGAACCAAACGGTAACGGTGCTGTTCGCCGACATACGCGGATTTACGGCTCTGTCGGAGCACGAAAAGCCGGAAAAGGTCGTCGCTCTGCTTAACCGATACTTCTCTGCAATGACCGAAGTGATCTTTGCACACGGCGGGACGCTCGATAAATATATCGGCGACGGATTGATGGCTCTTTTCGGTGCACCGACCGCTTCGCAAAATGATCCGGTCAATGCGGTCAAGGCCGCCGTTGCGATGCAAAAGCGTGTTGTAAAGCTTAATGATGAGCTGCGTGCCGAAGGCTTTCCGGCCGTACAGGTCGGCGTCGGGTTGCACACCGGCGAGGCGGTCGTCGGCTATATCGGCTCCGACAAACGCTCGGAATACACGGCGATCGGCGATACAGTGAACCTCGCATCCCGCCTCGAATCGAATGCCGGGCCCGGACAGATCTTGCTTAGTGAGGCAACGCAAACTGCCGCCGGGAACATCTTTCCCGTGACCGCACGCGAACCGCTTTCGGTTAAAAATCGCCGTCAGCCCGTAACGCTTTTTGAGTTGAATTGGAAATAA
- a CDS encoding rod shape-determining protein, translating to MLKISSLKKLVTDSMAIDLGTSSIIIAVKDRGVVLDEPSLVAVNEMTEEIVAYGRDAGDMAGREGRDVAVVAPLTGGVVGDFERTKRMLAHFVKKAKTRGSNIAIQAVMSIVSDVTHVEQRALLNASEDAGIGKVFMMEEGLAAAFGVGVLPSDKRASAIVDIGSGTTNFAVIAKGAIVNSASDRHGSNAINDAIATHLRRHRGLQVGSETTEFIKTNFASAFLPSDLSRSMEVRGRDVQTGSPAAVEITAGEIYPIVEAIVRRIATRVKDTLTELRPEVAADIYDRGVILTGGGALLEGIDRYLREFIKLPVTVPDEPRYATVHGLVKMFDDQDLLERVSRNELHLLRNAEIPFEV from the coding sequence ATGCTCAAGATCTCATCACTAAAAAAACTTGTTACCGATTCGATGGCGATCGACCTCGGCACTTCCAGCATCATCATCGCCGTGAAAGATCGCGGCGTAGTGCTCGATGAACCTTCGCTCGTAGCCGTCAATGAGATGACCGAAGAGATCGTTGCTTACGGCCGCGATGCCGGCGATATGGCGGGCCGCGAAGGCCGCGATGTCGCGGTTGTCGCTCCGCTGACGGGCGGCGTGGTCGGCGACTTTGAACGCACTAAGCGGATGCTCGCCCACTTTGTCAAAAAGGCAAAGACACGCGGCTCGAACATCGCGATACAAGCCGTAATGTCGATCGTCTCGGACGTAACACACGTTGAACAGCGGGCGCTCCTTAACGCGTCCGAAGATGCAGGCATCGGAAAGGTCTTTATGATGGAAGAAGGCCTTGCCGCCGCATTCGGGGTCGGCGTTCTGCCAAGCGACAAGCGTGCATCGGCTATCGTTGACATTGGCTCGGGAACAACGAATTTTGCGGTGATCGCAAAAGGTGCCATAGTTAATTCGGCATCCGACAGGCACGGCTCTAATGCCATAAATGATGCGATCGCGACGCACTTGCGGCGCCATCGCGGATTGCAGGTCGGCAGCGAGACAACGGAGTTCATAAAGACGAATTTCGCATCTGCATTCCTGCCGTCCGATCTTTCGCGCTCGATGGAGGTTCGCGGCCGCGATGTTCAGACCGGAAGCCCCGCGGCTGTCGAGATAACTGCAGGCGAGATATACCCGATCGTTGAGGCCATCGTTCGCCGCATTGCGACGCGCGTGAAAGATACTTTGACCGAGCTTCGGCCCGAGGTAGCGGCCGACATTTACGATCGCGGCGTGATCCTGACGGGCGGCGGCGCTCTGCTCGAAGGCATCGACAGATACCTGCGGGAGTTCATAAAGCTTCCGGTAACCGTCCCCGACGAGCCGCGTTATGCGACCGTACACGGCCTCGTAAAGATGTTCGATGATCAAGACCTGCTCGAACGCGTCTCACGCAACGAACTTCACCTGCTCCGTAACGCCGAGATACCTTTTGAGGTCTGA
- a CDS encoding TIGR00159 family protein, with translation MDYSDLIATLNTLRSVIDIALVFIIVYVVLKLLRGTRAVPTVIGMVILALLYWISVAYDLPTLEFVLRYAVAFIGIAIIVLFQSEIRQALMYFANRLRYPIIKRQRSQFGGSVYDEIVLAMTTLASDKTGALIVIERSVGLRNFIDAGVMLDARISYDLLVTIFRPETPLHDGAVIIQNERIAAASVFLPLTKNPEISRELGTRHRAAIGITEGSDAISLVVSEETGLITYVESGQVRRNLDPPTLRKLLLDAMQVPLTETLPASQFADDLAEGAD, from the coding sequence ATGGATTACAGTGACCTCATAGCCACATTGAACACGCTCCGCAGCGTGATCGACATAGCGTTGGTATTCATCATCGTCTATGTCGTGCTGAAGCTGCTGCGCGGCACGCGCGCCGTCCCGACGGTGATCGGGATGGTCATTCTTGCACTGCTTTATTGGATATCGGTCGCATACGATCTGCCGACGCTGGAATTCGTTCTGCGCTACGCGGTCGCATTCATCGGGATCGCCATTATCGTGCTTTTCCAATCGGAGATACGGCAGGCATTGATGTACTTTGCCAACAGGCTCCGCTACCCGATCATCAAACGCCAGCGTTCGCAGTTCGGCGGCTCGGTCTATGATGAGATCGTGCTGGCTATGACGACGCTTGCCTCGGACAAGACGGGAGCATTGATCGTGATCGAACGCAGTGTCGGGCTGCGCAATTTCATCGACGCAGGCGTGATGCTTGACGCAAGGATCAGCTATGACCTCCTTGTTACGATATTTCGGCCTGAAACGCCGCTGCACGACGGCGCCGTGATCATCCAGAACGAAAGGATCGCCGCCGCCTCGGTCTTCCTTCCGCTGACAAAGAACCCTGAAATTTCACGCGAACTCGGCACGCGGCACCGCGCCGCTATCGGGATCACCGAAGGCTCGGATGCCATCTCACTTGTGGTTTCCGAGGAGACCGGCCTGATCACATACGTCGAGTCAGGACAGGTTCGGCGCAACCTCGACCCGCCGACGCTTCGCAAACTCCTGCTCGATGCGATGCAGGTTCCGCTTACCGAAACGCTTCCGGCATCACAGTTCGCCGATGACCTTGCGGAGGGAGCCGATTGA
- a CDS encoding O-antigen ligase family protein, whose product MTRLDALAGIDEVRPAAKLLARTTFIFVVLMAFSIPFSIAAANITGGIALAAFTASLFVSKAARRPLHPVEIALVGLFLWSAVTAFTSYDRALSLDQLKGPLLFLIVMIVNRTIRNARAAWFITATLLVSTTIVALIAPVYRIIGRGIEIHGVAPDGALGAAGLIENDQLMRIGSTRIYDPADIVAACQRTGGVLKVPFHRPDYYGTANVDCSLVADTGTPAERLGFTSWRVPHYWRSSGFYSHYTTFAEVLMLVGALVFGILAAAFLQKRQLPPQVPRVLSSRLLIAFVFGAVMLALFLTVTRGSEMAMLAAAFVMILVIGSRKAIISMTVVTIIAGAFGLYLLQRSRDVGMIDTSDGSTQYRLMMWRDGFRIWTASPRNFIFGVGMDSIKSHWFEWGMFDKGWQQMGHFHSLPMQLVAERGLPALLIWIAVVAAFLLAMQRAIRNADPPDRGILLGCFGAMAGFVVSGLVHNNLGDAEVAIVLYIIIGIGIGLVRTIALKDHAQASGS is encoded by the coding sequence ATGACAAGGCTTGATGCGTTGGCGGGTATCGACGAGGTTCGGCCCGCCGCAAAGTTGCTTGCCCGCACGACATTCATTTTTGTCGTTCTGATGGCATTCTCGATACCGTTCTCGATAGCGGCCGCGAATATCACCGGAGGCATTGCCCTGGCCGCGTTCACCGCGTCGCTTTTTGTCTCAAAGGCTGCAAGGCGGCCGCTTCATCCCGTTGAGATAGCCCTCGTCGGTTTATTTCTTTGGTCAGCGGTTACCGCATTTACGTCTTATGACAGGGCGTTGTCGCTGGACCAACTGAAGGGACCGCTGCTGTTCCTGATCGTGATGATCGTCAACCGTACGATCCGCAATGCTCGCGCGGCGTGGTTCATTACGGCAACGCTGCTTGTTTCGACAACGATCGTCGCGCTCATCGCACCCGTTTACAGGATCATCGGCAGAGGCATCGAGATACACGGCGTCGCACCGGACGGGGCTCTCGGAGCTGCGGGCCTGATCGAGAACGATCAGCTGATGCGTATCGGCAGCACGCGTATCTATGACCCTGCGGACATCGTCGCCGCTTGTCAGCGAACGGGCGGCGTGTTGAAGGTGCCGTTCCATAGGCCTGACTATTACGGCACCGCGAATGTCGATTGCTCGCTTGTCGCGGACACCGGAACGCCTGCTGAGCGGCTGGGATTTACGAGCTGGCGTGTGCCGCACTATTGGCGTTCGAGCGGGTTTTACAGCCACTACACGACATTCGCCGAGGTCTTGATGCTTGTCGGGGCATTGGTGTTCGGTATCCTTGCGGCGGCATTCCTGCAAAAGCGCCAGCTGCCGCCCCAAGTGCCGCGTGTTCTGAGCTCGCGCCTGCTCATTGCGTTCGTATTCGGTGCGGTGATGCTTGCCCTTTTCCTGACCGTAACACGCGGTTCCGAAATGGCGATGCTCGCCGCCGCGTTCGTTATGATTCTCGTGATCGGCAGCCGAAAGGCGATCATTTCGATGACGGTCGTTACGATCATCGCCGGCGCGTTCGGACTTTACCTGCTTCAGCGTTCGCGCGATGTGGGTATGATCGACACCTCTGACGGCTCGACGCAATATCGCTTAATGATGTGGCGCGACGGCTTTCGAATATGGACAGCAAGCCCGCGCAACTTCATTTTCGGTGTCGGAATGGACTCGATCAAATCGCATTGGTTCGAGTGGGGAATGTTCGATAAAGGCTGGCAGCAAATGGGGCATTTTCATTCCCTTCCGATGCAGCTCGTTGCCGAACGCGGCCTGCCTGCATTGCTGATCTGGATCGCGGTCGTAGCTGCATTCCTGTTGGCGATGCAGCGTGCGATACGCAACGCCGATCCGCCTGACCGAGGCATTTTGCTTGGGTGTTTCGGAGCGATGGCGGGCTTTGTCGTCAGCGGCCTTGTGCATAACAACCTGGGCGATGCGGAAGTAGCGATCGTACTGTACATCATCATCGGCATCGGCATCGGGCTTGTCCGCACCATCGCACTAAAAGATCATGCTCAAGCGTCCGGTTCGTGA